One genomic segment of Primulina tabacum isolate GXHZ01 chromosome 9, ASM2559414v2, whole genome shotgun sequence includes these proteins:
- the LOC142556367 gene encoding zinc finger protein CONSTANS-LIKE 15-like isoform X3, translated as MVVACDFCGDRAAILYCRADSAKLCLPCDRQIHSANALSKKHLRSQICDNCAAESSAVLCATDNLLLCQDCEWDAHAACAVSASHQRFPVEGFSGCPSVFDLAASWGLELQEKKTASFGWGGLLEELMVPNASYTDSGPKRKTPSCGKLKQVILKQLLTMLEDGDEVAPSTPSGGAWGHANFCTQYHEDQPQDNKQQNVNARADGNMMWNTSTQIWDFNLGQLRGHEDQAKSLELEDGGSEMLYTVKSYGELLKGVLLAKKRGVKLPGVDCLIAHEDMIPFNTPSRNPSSSQGPATSESNMPFSKQSSGSCLNEPKCFGGSKEIQFTDQSILIKCESVTPAITKADLELLAINRGNAMQRYKEKKKTRRYDKHIRYESRKARADTRKRVKGRFVKAYEAPMGGVNGMM; from the exons ATGGTGGTGGCGTGTGATTTTTGCGGCGACCGGGCCGCCATACTCTACTGCCGAGCTGACTCCGCCAAGCTCTGCTTGCCCTGCGACCGCCAAATTCACTCCGCCAACGCTTTATCCAAGAAGCATCTCCGCTCCCAGATCTGCGACAATTGCGCTGCCGAATCATCCGCCGTCCTATGTGCCACCGACAACCTCCTGCTCTGCCAGGACTGCGAGTGGGACGCTCATGCTGCCTGTGCTGTCTCCGCCTCCCACCAGCGCTTTCCTGTCGAGGGCTTTTCGGGATGCCCATCGGTTTTTGATTTGGCGGCTTCTTGGGGTCTGGAGCTTCAGGAGAAAAAAACGGCATCTTTTGGGTGGGGCGGTTTGCTGGAGGAGCTTATGGTGCCTAACGCTAGCTATACCGATTCTGGGCCGAAGAGGAAAACTCCTAGCTGTGGAAAGCTGAAGCAGGTGATTTTGAAGCAGTTATTGACGATGTTGGAGGACGGAGACGAGGTAGCACCGAGTACTCCGAGTGGCGGCGCGTGGGGCCACGCGAATTTCTGCACGCAATATCACGAGGACCAGCCACAAGATAATAAACAGCAAAATGTGAACGCTAGAGCAGATGGGAATATGATGTGGAACACCAGCACACAG ATATGGGACTTCAATTTGGGGCAGCTGAGGGGCCACGAGGATCAGGCAAAGTCACTAgaattggaagatggtggcagTGAAATGCTCTACACCGTCAAAAGTTACGGTGAACTACTGAAAGGGGTATTGTTGGCCAAGAAAAGAGGGGTGAAACTACCTGGAGTCGACTGCTTGATTGCACACGAGGATATGATTCCCTTTAAC ACCCCTTCTAGAAATCCATCATCTAGTCAAGGGCCTGCAACATCCGAGAGCAACATGCCATTCTCGAAGCAATCATCAGGCTCATGTTTAAACGAACCCAAATGTTTTGGTGGTTCGAAAGAGATCCAGTTCACAGATCAATCTATTTTGATTAAGTGCGAAAGTGTGACTCCTGCAATAACCAAGGCCGATTTAGAGCTCCTGGCGATAAACAGAGGCAATGCTATGCAACGATACAAGGAAAAGAAGAAAACTAGGAG ATATGATAAGCATATCCGGTATGAATCAAGAAAAGCTAGAGCCGATACTAGGAAACGAGTCAAGGGCCGTTTTGTCAAGGCGTATGAAGCTCCAATGGGAGGGGTGAATG GCATGATGTGA
- the LOC142556367 gene encoding zinc finger protein CONSTANS-LIKE 15-like isoform X1 — MVVACDFCGDRAAILYCRADSAKLCLPCDRQIHSANALSKKHLRSQICDNCAAESSAVLCATDNLLLCQDCEWDAHAACAVSASHQRFPVEGFSGCPSVFDLAASWGLELQEKKTASFGWGGLLEELMVPNASYTDSGPKRKTPSCGKLKQVILKQLLTMLEDGDEVAPSTPSGGAWGHANFCTQYHEDQPQDNKQQNVNARADGNMMWNTSTQIWDFNLGQLRGHEDQAKSLELEDGGSEMLYTVKSYGELLKGVLLAKKRGVKLPGVDCLIAHEDMIPFNTPSRNPSSSQGPATSESNMPFSKQSSGSCLNEPKCFGGSKEIQFTDQSILIKCESVTPAITKADLELLAINRGNAMQRYKEKKKTRRYDKHIRYESRKARADTRKRVKGRFVKAYEAPMGGVNATMLSLEQLRNNLFKN, encoded by the exons ATGGTGGTGGCGTGTGATTTTTGCGGCGACCGGGCCGCCATACTCTACTGCCGAGCTGACTCCGCCAAGCTCTGCTTGCCCTGCGACCGCCAAATTCACTCCGCCAACGCTTTATCCAAGAAGCATCTCCGCTCCCAGATCTGCGACAATTGCGCTGCCGAATCATCCGCCGTCCTATGTGCCACCGACAACCTCCTGCTCTGCCAGGACTGCGAGTGGGACGCTCATGCTGCCTGTGCTGTCTCCGCCTCCCACCAGCGCTTTCCTGTCGAGGGCTTTTCGGGATGCCCATCGGTTTTTGATTTGGCGGCTTCTTGGGGTCTGGAGCTTCAGGAGAAAAAAACGGCATCTTTTGGGTGGGGCGGTTTGCTGGAGGAGCTTATGGTGCCTAACGCTAGCTATACCGATTCTGGGCCGAAGAGGAAAACTCCTAGCTGTGGAAAGCTGAAGCAGGTGATTTTGAAGCAGTTATTGACGATGTTGGAGGACGGAGACGAGGTAGCACCGAGTACTCCGAGTGGCGGCGCGTGGGGCCACGCGAATTTCTGCACGCAATATCACGAGGACCAGCCACAAGATAATAAACAGCAAAATGTGAACGCTAGAGCAGATGGGAATATGATGTGGAACACCAGCACACAG ATATGGGACTTCAATTTGGGGCAGCTGAGGGGCCACGAGGATCAGGCAAAGTCACTAgaattggaagatggtggcagTGAAATGCTCTACACCGTCAAAAGTTACGGTGAACTACTGAAAGGGGTATTGTTGGCCAAGAAAAGAGGGGTGAAACTACCTGGAGTCGACTGCTTGATTGCACACGAGGATATGATTCCCTTTAAC ACCCCTTCTAGAAATCCATCATCTAGTCAAGGGCCTGCAACATCCGAGAGCAACATGCCATTCTCGAAGCAATCATCAGGCTCATGTTTAAACGAACCCAAATGTTTTGGTGGTTCGAAAGAGATCCAGTTCACAGATCAATCTATTTTGATTAAGTGCGAAAGTGTGACTCCTGCAATAACCAAGGCCGATTTAGAGCTCCTGGCGATAAACAGAGGCAATGCTATGCAACGATACAAGGAAAAGAAGAAAACTAGGAG ATATGATAAGCATATCCGGTATGAATCAAGAAAAGCTAGAGCCGATACTAGGAAACGAGTCAAGGGCCGTTTTGTCAAGGCGTATGAAGCTCCAATGGGAGGGGTGAATG CTACCATGCTTTCTTTGGAACAACTGCGTAACAATTTGTTCAAGAATTAA
- the LOC142556367 gene encoding zinc finger protein CONSTANS-LIKE 15-like isoform X2 → MVVACDFCGDRAAILYCRADSAKLCLPCDRQIHSANALSKKHLRSQICDNCAAESSAVLCATDNLLLCQDCEWDAHAACAVSASHQRFPVEGFSGCPSVFDLAASWGLELQEKKTASFGWGGLLEELMVPNASYTDSGPKRKTPSCGKLKQVILKQLLTMLEDGDEVAPSTPSGGAWGHANFCTQYHEDQPQDNKQQNVNARADGNMMWNTSTQIWDFNLGQLRGHEDQAKSLELEDGGSEMLYTVKSYGELLKGVLLAKKRGVKLPGVDCLIAHEDMIPFNTPSRNPSSSQGPATSESNMPFSKQSSGSCLNEPKCFGGSKEIQFTDQSILIKCESVTPAITKADLELLAINRGNAMQRYKEKKKTRRYDKHIRYESRKARADTRKRVKGRFVKAYEAPMGGVNGTSHS, encoded by the exons ATGGTGGTGGCGTGTGATTTTTGCGGCGACCGGGCCGCCATACTCTACTGCCGAGCTGACTCCGCCAAGCTCTGCTTGCCCTGCGACCGCCAAATTCACTCCGCCAACGCTTTATCCAAGAAGCATCTCCGCTCCCAGATCTGCGACAATTGCGCTGCCGAATCATCCGCCGTCCTATGTGCCACCGACAACCTCCTGCTCTGCCAGGACTGCGAGTGGGACGCTCATGCTGCCTGTGCTGTCTCCGCCTCCCACCAGCGCTTTCCTGTCGAGGGCTTTTCGGGATGCCCATCGGTTTTTGATTTGGCGGCTTCTTGGGGTCTGGAGCTTCAGGAGAAAAAAACGGCATCTTTTGGGTGGGGCGGTTTGCTGGAGGAGCTTATGGTGCCTAACGCTAGCTATACCGATTCTGGGCCGAAGAGGAAAACTCCTAGCTGTGGAAAGCTGAAGCAGGTGATTTTGAAGCAGTTATTGACGATGTTGGAGGACGGAGACGAGGTAGCACCGAGTACTCCGAGTGGCGGCGCGTGGGGCCACGCGAATTTCTGCACGCAATATCACGAGGACCAGCCACAAGATAATAAACAGCAAAATGTGAACGCTAGAGCAGATGGGAATATGATGTGGAACACCAGCACACAG ATATGGGACTTCAATTTGGGGCAGCTGAGGGGCCACGAGGATCAGGCAAAGTCACTAgaattggaagatggtggcagTGAAATGCTCTACACCGTCAAAAGTTACGGTGAACTACTGAAAGGGGTATTGTTGGCCAAGAAAAGAGGGGTGAAACTACCTGGAGTCGACTGCTTGATTGCACACGAGGATATGATTCCCTTTAAC ACCCCTTCTAGAAATCCATCATCTAGTCAAGGGCCTGCAACATCCGAGAGCAACATGCCATTCTCGAAGCAATCATCAGGCTCATGTTTAAACGAACCCAAATGTTTTGGTGGTTCGAAAGAGATCCAGTTCACAGATCAATCTATTTTGATTAAGTGCGAAAGTGTGACTCCTGCAATAACCAAGGCCGATTTAGAGCTCCTGGCGATAAACAGAGGCAATGCTATGCAACGATACAAGGAAAAGAAGAAAACTAGGAG ATATGATAAGCATATCCGGTATGAATCAAGAAAAGCTAGAGCCGATACTAGGAAACGAGTCAAGGGCCGTTTTGTCAAGGCGTATGAAGCTCCAATGGGAGGGGTGAATGGTACTAGTCATAGTTGA